A single window of Dethiosulfovibrio salsuginis DNA harbors:
- a CDS encoding MraY family glycosyltransferase translates to MIDILSLFLLFFCLSFMSQSWWIDWLRSRRVRQVQKSYGPQRMPSKGRTPALGGVIFMAMSLPGVLLCWVLGSEALTFYVVLWALPFFSGLIGLLDDLLKLLRGSSEGLRSLEKLIFQVLVALFWSLLALKAGYLDLSPHFILSPLWTVVITSFIIVSMLNAVNVTDGLDGLAAGTSSLSLVALAFLVSRGLEVIPVGLGLSVAFLWHNAYPARVFMGDCGSHFLGGLLVAIAACGGGVLYVVPVGALFGLEILSVAIQIISIRCFGKKFFLMSPVHHHFELLGWSEVQIVLRFWLIHLLGIVSMLWLGSFLPSIF, encoded by the coding sequence ATGATAGATATATTGTCTTTGTTTTTACTGTTTTTCTGTCTTTCCTTTATGAGCCAATCCTGGTGGATCGATTGGCTTAGGTCTCGTCGGGTGCGGCAGGTTCAGAAGTCCTACGGTCCTCAAAGAATGCCGTCCAAAGGGAGGACGCCAGCCCTTGGCGGTGTAATCTTTATGGCTATGTCCCTCCCTGGAGTCCTTCTATGCTGGGTGTTAGGAAGCGAGGCTCTGACCTTCTATGTCGTCCTTTGGGCTCTCCCTTTTTTTTCTGGTTTAATCGGTCTACTGGACGATCTTTTGAAGTTACTTAGAGGATCGAGTGAAGGCCTAAGAAGCCTGGAAAAGCTGATATTCCAGGTTCTTGTCGCTTTGTTCTGGTCCCTCCTTGCCTTGAAGGCAGGATATCTGGACTTGTCTCCTCATTTTATTTTATCCCCCTTATGGACCGTAGTTATAACTTCTTTTATTATAGTGTCTATGCTCAACGCGGTGAACGTCACCGATGGATTAGACGGCCTTGCTGCTGGTACATCCTCATTGTCTCTCGTCGCTTTGGCTTTTCTCGTCTCAAGAGGCCTTGAGGTTATTCCAGTCGGTTTAGGCCTATCTGTTGCTTTTTTATGGCATAATGCCTATCCTGCTAGGGTTTTTATGGGAGATTGCGGTTCCCACTTTCTAGGTGGTTTACTGGTGGCAATCGCTGCCTGTGGAGGTGGGGTTCTTTATGTCGTTCCTGTAGGAGCGCTCTTTGGTCTGGAGATATTATCTGTGGCTATACAGATAATATCGATAAGGTGTTTCGGTAAAAAGTTTTTTTTGATGAGCCCTGTTCATCATCATTTCGAGCTTTTAGGCTGGAGCGAGGTACAGATCGTCCTCAGATTTTGGCTTATCCACCTGCTGGGTATCGTGTCTATGTTGTGGTTGGGGTCATTTCTGCCATCGATCTTCTAG
- a CDS encoding UDP-N-acetylmuramoyl-L-alanyl-D-glutamate--2,6-diaminopimelate ligase produces MNKKSLKTVAEGLKIKGFLKDIVGDEQTIIEGVAFDSRNLKKGDLFCCVVGDNTDGHLFAEDAIRSGAVALMCSRIPTSVSVPVLLVEDVRRAMGLVSSLLEGDPCRSMTLVSVTGTNGKSTTTYMIRSIMSQRLKVGLLGTIEYHDGDRSFKADRTTPEGPDIQALLGRMVVSGCDGCVMEASSHGISQGRLEGLSFDVAVFTNLTQEHLDYHGDMESYFKAKTDLFDSYMKDDSSKIFNLDDRYGRALHSRFPDGISYGIASDADVRADNLSLGVDGIGFDLTIEGSTSPVRIPIIGRYNVSNALAAAAACWSIGFSREEIVTGLEMLPAVPGRMERFVFDNGLCAVVDYAHSPDALENLLRSLRELCKGKLISVFGLGGERFRDNRWTMGEIAAKMADHLVLTMDNPRGEDPEDIVEDILTGVRKIPDASFEIVIEREKAVQIALDLGGAGDIVAISGKGPESYILIKGRKIPYSDSQAVVSWAGSRKRDWR; encoded by the coding sequence ATGAATAAAAAGAGCCTAAAGACTGTAGCTGAAGGTCTAAAGATAAAAGGTTTTCTGAAGGATATCGTCGGAGACGAGCAAACGATTATCGAAGGGGTCGCTTTTGACTCCCGTAATCTCAAAAAAGGAGATCTTTTTTGCTGTGTCGTAGGGGATAATACGGATGGCCACCTTTTTGCCGAGGACGCAATTAGATCCGGTGCTGTGGCCCTCATGTGCAGTCGTATTCCGACTTCGGTGAGCGTCCCTGTCTTGCTGGTCGAGGATGTCAGAAGAGCTATGGGATTGGTCTCCTCTTTACTGGAAGGGGATCCTTGTCGCTCGATGACCCTTGTCTCTGTTACCGGAACGAACGGGAAAAGCACCACGACCTATATGATAAGATCTATCATGTCTCAGCGTCTAAAGGTGGGGCTTCTCGGTACGATAGAGTATCACGATGGAGATCGATCCTTTAAAGCCGATAGAACCACCCCAGAAGGGCCCGACATTCAGGCCTTGCTGGGCCGTATGGTCGTCTCCGGTTGCGACGGATGTGTTATGGAGGCATCTTCCCACGGTATTTCCCAAGGAAGACTGGAGGGTCTCTCCTTTGACGTAGCGGTATTCACTAACTTGACTCAGGAACATCTGGATTATCACGGAGATATGGAGAGTTATTTTAAGGCTAAAACCGATCTCTTCGATTCCTACATGAAGGACGATAGCTCAAAAATATTCAACTTAGATGATCGCTACGGCAGAGCTCTACACTCCAGATTTCCCGATGGAATATCATACGGTATCGCATCCGACGCAGATGTAAGGGCGGATAACCTTTCTTTAGGGGTCGATGGGATAGGCTTTGACCTGACAATCGAAGGCTCTACCTCTCCTGTCAGGATTCCCATTATAGGCAGATACAACGTCAGCAATGCCTTAGCTGCCGCTGCGGCGTGCTGGTCTATTGGCTTTTCCCGCGAAGAGATCGTCACAGGTCTGGAGATGTTACCAGCCGTTCCTGGGAGAATGGAACGGTTTGTCTTCGATAACGGCCTGTGTGCGGTAGTTGACTACGCCCATTCTCCCGATGCTCTTGAGAACCTTTTGAGGTCCTTGAGGGAACTCTGCAAGGGAAAACTTATAAGCGTCTTTGGACTAGGCGGTGAGAGATTCCGAGACAACCGGTGGACCATGGGGGAAATCGCCGCAAAAATGGCGGACCATCTTGTGCTGACTATGGATAATCCTAGAGGAGAGGATCCTGAGGATATAGTAGAGGACATTCTTACTGGCGTTAGAAAAATTCCTGACGCTAGTTTTGAAATCGTTATAGAAAGGGAAAAAGCGGTTCAAATCGCTCTTGATCTAGGAGGGGCAGGGGATATAGTGGCCATATCCGGGAAGGGACCGGAGAGCTATATACTCATAAAAGGTCGTAAAATACCCTATTCCGACTCCCAGGCCGTCGTGTCTTGGGCGGGGAGTAGAAAGAGAGATTGGCGATGA
- the rsmH gene encoding 16S rRNA (cytosine(1402)-N(4))-methyltransferase RsmH, protein MTIEHVPVMIDQVLEQFDSIDRFELLLDGTLGLGGYSEAILDRFQDVRVIGVDQDPYAIEIASSRLARFGDRFIPVMDNFSNISGIVGGLGFDHVDGIVFDLGISNMQITVPERGFSFRENGPLDMRMDGGRQDGISAGEMINQLSAPELSDIFRVYGEERHSWMIAKGIVRFREKFGPILDTFSLVEAIRSSLPAPAMRKAKGHPARKVFQALRIVVNGEMEALKEGLDGAIEVISPGGVIVVVGYHSLEDRIVKWKFREWKDETEGTIMTRKALLPSEEEVERNPKSRSAKLRAFMANIPM, encoded by the coding sequence TTGACGATAGAACATGTCCCGGTAATGATAGATCAGGTACTTGAACAGTTTGATTCAATAGATCGTTTTGAACTTCTGTTGGATGGAACTCTAGGGCTTGGTGGATATTCAGAGGCAATTCTCGATAGGTTTCAGGATGTCAGGGTCATCGGCGTCGATCAAGATCCTTACGCTATAGAGATAGCCTCTTCCAGGCTTGCGAGGTTTGGCGATAGATTTATCCCGGTGATGGATAATTTCTCTAACATATCCGGTATAGTCGGAGGTTTAGGGTTTGACCATGTCGACGGTATAGTCTTCGATTTGGGCATATCCAATATGCAGATTACCGTCCCTGAGAGAGGTTTTTCATTCAGAGAAAATGGCCCTCTGGATATGAGAATGGACGGAGGAAGGCAAGACGGTATATCCGCCGGCGAGATGATCAACCAACTCTCCGCTCCAGAGCTCTCGGATATCTTTAGGGTTTATGGTGAGGAGCGTCATTCTTGGATGATAGCCAAGGGCATAGTGAGATTTAGGGAGAAATTTGGCCCTATTCTCGATACCTTTTCCCTCGTGGAGGCCATAAGAAGCTCTCTCCCCGCCCCCGCAATGCGAAAGGCTAAGGGCCATCCTGCTAGAAAGGTCTTTCAGGCATTGAGAATCGTGGTTAACGGTGAGATGGAGGCCCTGAAAGAAGGTCTAGACGGAGCTATTGAGGTCATTTCCCCTGGAGGGGTAATTGTTGTGGTAGGGTATCACTCTCTGGAGGATCGTATAGTTAAGTGGAAATTTAGAGAATGGAAAGATGAGACTGAAGGTACTATAATGACCAGGAAAGCTTTGCTACCTTCGGAAGAGGAAGTGGAGAGAAATCCTAAATCAAGGAGCGCTAAACTTCGGGCTTTTATGGCCAATATACCTATGTAG
- the murD gene encoding UDP-N-acetylmuramoyl-L-alanine--D-glutamate ligase, producing MKDLIGKRVTVLGAGLSGQALAMAICDLGADVFISESRSDLSKDVLDSFDGAGIRWEVGVNSDKALDCDLMVLSSGVSPNSKIIQKAISSSIPVEGEVDFVLPRLNGKVIAITGTNGKTTTTSLTAHMLLASGYDGVAVGNIGTPLGTALREHHDFFVVELSSFQLYWTKKAFFDLSMVTNLAPDHLDWHDGLEKYVEAKSKALKRRRDGAWGIVQKRDLEKLQVTGDLSILPLAVTEPSDFPGIYMGSDCAWIVLDGLKKKLFSYDQVPMVGFHNMENAAMALGGCVALGCVGEGWSSALADYRPPSHRCQLITSINGVTYIDDSKGTNVASTCTALESIKGSKVVILGGRGKGESYDSLAVAVKDNCRRAILIGEEKEPISRALDLVGFSDWIFAADMEEAVSAAQLSSVPDDTVLLSPACTSWDMYGSYVERGDHFCRLVLEMQEKILKR from the coding sequence GTGAAGGATCTGATTGGGAAAAGGGTAACTGTTCTAGGTGCTGGCTTGAGTGGTCAGGCCTTAGCCATGGCTATCTGCGATTTAGGAGCAGATGTCTTTATATCCGAAAGCCGTAGTGATCTATCAAAAGATGTGCTGGATAGCTTCGATGGCGCAGGAATTCGCTGGGAAGTCGGCGTAAACAGCGATAAGGCTTTGGATTGCGACCTTATGGTCTTGAGTTCTGGGGTGTCTCCAAATTCTAAAATTATTCAAAAAGCAATAAGTAGCTCTATTCCCGTTGAAGGTGAGGTCGATTTTGTCCTCCCCAGATTGAACGGTAAGGTAATAGCTATTACCGGAACAAACGGAAAAACGACGACTACCTCTCTTACAGCCCATATGCTTCTCGCTTCCGGTTACGATGGGGTAGCAGTAGGGAACATCGGAACCCCTTTAGGAACTGCGTTAAGAGAGCACCACGATTTTTTTGTGGTAGAACTGAGTAGCTTTCAGCTTTACTGGACTAAAAAGGCGTTTTTCGACCTATCTATGGTCACTAACCTGGCGCCTGATCATCTGGATTGGCATGATGGACTGGAAAAATACGTAGAGGCAAAATCAAAGGCATTGAAGAGACGGAGAGATGGAGCTTGGGGGATAGTCCAAAAAAGGGATCTTGAAAAGCTCCAGGTGACCGGTGACCTCTCTATACTGCCTCTGGCGGTCACGGAGCCATCGGATTTTCCTGGCATATACATGGGGTCCGACTGTGCTTGGATCGTCTTAGATGGGCTAAAGAAAAAGCTTTTTTCCTACGATCAAGTCCCTATGGTAGGCTTTCATAACATGGAAAACGCCGCTATGGCCTTAGGTGGCTGTGTGGCTTTAGGTTGCGTGGGAGAGGGATGGAGTAGCGCTCTGGCTGATTATAGGCCTCCGTCCCATAGATGTCAGCTTATTACCTCTATAAACGGGGTTACCTACATAGACGATTCTAAGGGAACTAACGTAGCCTCCACCTGTACCGCTTTAGAATCCATTAAGGGCAGTAAAGTCGTTATTTTAGGCGGGCGAGGCAAAGGTGAATCTTACGATTCTCTAGCCGTAGCTGTGAAGGATAACTGTAGAAGGGCCATCCTTATAGGGGAGGAAAAAGAACCTATAAGTAGGGCTCTCGACTTGGTCGGATTTTCTGACTGGATATTCGCCGCCGATATGGAGGAGGCGGTCTCAGCGGCTCAATTATCCTCTGTGCCTGACGATACGGTCCTATTGTCTCCTGCCTGTACCAGTTGGGATATGTACGGGAGCTACGTAGAGAGGGGCGATCACTTCTGTCGGCTCGTTTTGGAGATGCAGGAAAAAATTTTAAAGCGGTGA
- a CDS encoding CheR family methyltransferase: MDYLTINVSEFLRNPPRWWDLKDHVIPDLIKIRGNKKLRLWSAGSATGEEPYSLAMLSSECGLSSPPMVEARDIDSGAIAIAQKGVYHKRQLVNVPPDWLSRYFSKIDEQSYQVKDDLKKRVSFSRLNLVEDRFDTGYDLILCRNVVIYFRPETKAALYQKFFDALKPGGYLLVGSTEQIFEYKSYGFESSKPFLYRKPL, translated from the coding sequence TTGGATTACCTCACGATAAACGTCTCTGAATTCCTAAGAAATCCTCCTAGATGGTGGGACCTTAAAGACCACGTCATACCGGACCTTATAAAGATAAGGGGAAACAAAAAGCTAAGACTTTGGAGTGCAGGTTCCGCCACCGGGGAGGAGCCCTATTCCCTTGCGATGCTATCTTCCGAGTGCGGCCTATCCTCCCCTCCTATGGTAGAGGCCAGGGATATAGACTCAGGAGCGATAGCGATAGCCCAAAAAGGCGTCTATCATAAAAGACAGCTTGTAAACGTACCACCCGATTGGTTGAGCCGATATTTTTCAAAGATAGACGAGCAAAGCTACCAGGTAAAGGATGATCTGAAGAAACGGGTCTCTTTCTCAAGGCTTAACCTGGTAGAGGACAGGTTCGACACGGGATACGATCTAATACTTTGCCGAAACGTGGTTATATATTTCAGGCCAGAGACTAAGGCCGCCCTGTACCAAAAGTTCTTCGATGCCTTGAAACCAGGTGGCTATCTTCTTGTGGGGTCTACCGAGCAGATCTTCGAGTATAAATCCTACGGCTTTGAATCGTCAAAACCGTTTCTCTACAGGAAACCACTTTAA
- a CDS encoding V-type ATP synthase subunit D encodes MARLNVNPNRMELSKLKKNLIVAKRGHKLLKDKQDALIKAFLEKARKVKEQREAIEEELRRCYESFMLARAQTLPAMLEQALMVPGAICRVSVSHRNVMSVVVPEYGVNQEGKSLNYGFATTLGSLDVSLERFSTIMPKLIELAAEEKAIALMSTEIEKTRRRVNALEHVLIPATIETIKYITMKLEEQERSALSRIMKIKDIVRSH; translated from the coding sequence ATGGCTCGCCTGAACGTCAACCCCAACCGGATGGAGTTGTCCAAGCTAAAGAAAAACCTCATAGTGGCAAAGAGGGGACATAAACTCCTGAAGGATAAACAGGATGCCCTTATCAAGGCCTTCCTGGAGAAGGCTCGAAAGGTTAAGGAACAGAGAGAGGCCATAGAGGAAGAGCTTCGTCGTTGTTACGAGAGCTTTATGCTGGCCAGGGCTCAGACACTGCCGGCCATGCTGGAACAGGCCCTTATGGTCCCTGGTGCAATATGTAGGGTTTCGGTGTCTCATCGAAACGTTATGAGCGTCGTCGTCCCTGAGTACGGTGTAAACCAGGAGGGTAAGTCGCTCAATTACGGATTTGCCACCACCCTTGGAAGTCTTGATGTCTCTTTGGAGCGATTCTCCACCATTATGCCAAAGCTGATAGAGCTTGCGGCGGAGGAGAAGGCTATAGCTCTCATGTCCACGGAGATAGAGAAGACCAGAAGAAGGGTCAACGCTCTAGAACACGTTCTCATTCCTGCTACTATCGAGACCATAAAGTACATCACTATGAAGCTGGAAGAGCAGGAACGTTCGGCTTTAAGTCGCATAATGAAGATCAAAGATATTGTTCGATCGCACTAA
- a CDS encoding UDP-N-acetylmuramoyl-tripeptide--D-alanyl-D-alanine ligase yields the protein MNHDFIGGAKLAEWSGGKLVGSDWEFNGFFQVDSRKIQPGDIFVALAGKVSDGHSHISEAFDRGAVGAFVDSRWFSEREYNKSRNYILFEDVEQGLISLAQKRLSQVRWALGITGSVGKTTVREMVYKALSSDSRVYRARNSHNTLIGCALTLSEMPIDTEGVILEMGTNHPGEIAQMVDFFPIHMALITKVAPAHLEGLGGLEGVIEAKMEILRSRALKKAIIGAENLSLIDKAGDLSRDKHWDMVSVGEGAFDYEIINKGFSWNPVPSVFCDLKFSGGQIQLKADVFGEHNSLLLALAFGVAAELGEDPQVIAERLSSFKAFDSRGRISEDNGVILIDESYNANPESMMALLSAVESSPVPIDRRFILLGEMGELGDSSEEYHKKILNRAALLGNILLFGSNWSSFAHDYPVWSDLKFLGDYLKGRLSPGDLLVVKGSRSNGLERIWGFLR from the coding sequence ATGAATCACGATTTTATCGGGGGAGCTAAGTTAGCTGAGTGGTCCGGCGGAAAGCTTGTAGGCAGTGACTGGGAGTTTAATGGATTCTTCCAGGTCGACAGCAGAAAAATCCAGCCTGGGGATATTTTCGTCGCTCTCGCCGGCAAGGTCTCCGACGGTCATTCCCATATTTCGGAGGCTTTTGACCGGGGAGCTGTAGGGGCTTTTGTCGATAGTCGTTGGTTTTCCGAGAGGGAATATAATAAGTCCCGTAATTATATATTGTTTGAGGATGTAGAACAGGGATTGATCTCTCTAGCGCAGAAGAGGTTATCTCAGGTTAGGTGGGCTTTAGGGATAACCGGAAGCGTCGGAAAAACCACGGTGAGAGAGATGGTCTATAAGGCCCTCTCCTCCGACTCTAGGGTATATCGAGCTAGAAATAGCCACAATACCCTGATAGGCTGTGCCTTAACCCTCTCGGAAATGCCTATAGATACGGAGGGGGTTATCCTTGAGATGGGCACCAATCATCCAGGAGAAATAGCTCAGATGGTCGATTTTTTTCCTATCCATATGGCGCTGATCACCAAAGTTGCCCCTGCCCATCTAGAGGGGCTCGGAGGACTCGAAGGGGTAATAGAGGCAAAGATGGAGATCCTGAGGTCAAGGGCACTTAAAAAAGCTATTATAGGTGCGGAGAATCTCTCTCTGATCGATAAAGCAGGTGACCTCTCTAGAGATAAACACTGGGACATGGTTTCTGTTGGCGAAGGGGCCTTTGATTACGAAATAATAAATAAAGGTTTTTCTTGGAACCCTGTCCCTAGCGTTTTTTGTGATTTAAAGTTTTCAGGGGGTCAGATTCAGTTAAAAGCTGACGTTTTTGGGGAGCATAATTCCCTTTTGCTCGCTTTAGCTTTTGGGGTTGCCGCTGAGCTGGGGGAAGATCCTCAGGTAATAGCGGAGCGACTTTCCTCCTTTAAGGCCTTCGATAGCAGAGGGAGGATCAGCGAAGATAACGGTGTTATCCTGATAGACGAGTCCTATAACGCTAACCCCGAATCGATGATGGCCTTGCTTTCAGCGGTGGAGTCGTCTCCTGTTCCGATTGACCGGCGGTTTATCCTCCTCGGGGAGATGGGAGAGCTAGGCGACAGTTCGGAGGAATACCATAAAAAAATTTTAAACAGGGCCGCTCTCCTCGGAAATATATTGCTTTTTGGATCTAATTGGAGTTCTTTCGCCCATGATTATCCGGTTTGGAGCGATTTGAAGTTCCTTGGGGACTATCTGAAGGGGAGACTTTCTCCTGGAGATCTCCTCGTGGTTAAGGGGTCAAGGTCAAATGGGTTAGAACGTATTTGGGGTTTTTTGCGATGA
- a CDS encoding peptidoglycan D,D-transpeptidase FtsI family protein — MTGKKHLPWFLIFLILLLFIFRACSLQLYPDLRVLDRLGLQSTSVVQSSPMRGPILDKKGEPLAVSVPVTSLYVDPKEWDKGDIDKIAKYLPKDRLESLKKLQGGRFFWLLRQLDSPKAKEILDLGLEGVHGLTESKRIYPSGSLLSHVLGFCDIDGVGLAGLEMVWNDALFVPSERRVAPRIKQSPQSIADGGIVRLTIDRRIQFIVEKHLSKVAKEEKANWAAAICVESFSGNIAAMASWPTFDGNARESMTKEENMVNNCVSRVYEPGSTFKPIVIAMGLQSGLISRNSRFMDRGRLKVADGWISNSHGVGKGDIDLSQVLIYSSNVAMALIGMKWNPYEAHKDLETWGFGSKSGIELNGEETGLLLPPERWYGVIPANVAIGQGIAVTPLQLTMAFNSVVAGGALLRPHLVEEVTDHRGNPIYRSQREVVRELISPFYVNWFRKTMREVVTDGTGKRAEVGAVKVGGKTGTAQVAVKGKYVKERMVGSFIGFWPYDAPKYTMLVVIGEPGGGRYYGGELAAPLFRSIVEDIERLQSGE, encoded by the coding sequence ATGACAGGCAAAAAACACCTTCCGTGGTTTCTGATCTTCCTTATCCTCCTGCTCTTTATATTTAGAGCCTGTTCTTTGCAGCTATACCCAGATCTCAGGGTCTTAGATAGACTTGGTCTCCAATCCACCTCTGTTGTTCAAAGTTCCCCTATGAGAGGGCCTATCCTCGATAAAAAAGGAGAGCCCCTGGCTGTATCTGTCCCTGTAACCAGCCTTTACGTCGATCCCAAAGAATGGGATAAAGGGGATATCGATAAAATAGCCAAGTATCTACCCAAGGACAGACTTGAGTCGTTAAAAAAACTTCAAGGTGGGCGTTTCTTTTGGCTTTTAAGACAGTTAGACAGTCCAAAGGCCAAGGAGATACTGGATTTAGGACTTGAAGGCGTCCATGGCTTGACTGAAAGCAAGAGAATTTATCCAAGTGGATCTCTGTTATCCCATGTCCTTGGCTTTTGTGATATCGATGGAGTTGGATTGGCCGGTTTGGAGATGGTTTGGAACGATGCTCTTTTCGTCCCGTCGGAGAGAAGGGTTGCCCCTAGGATAAAACAATCCCCCCAATCGATCGCCGATGGAGGGATTGTTCGTTTGACCATAGATCGTAGAATTCAATTTATAGTTGAAAAGCATCTTTCCAAGGTGGCCAAGGAGGAAAAGGCAAACTGGGCTGCCGCTATATGCGTTGAGTCTTTCTCCGGCAATATAGCTGCCATGGCTAGCTGGCCTACTTTTGACGGTAACGCTAGAGAATCTATGACTAAGGAAGAGAATATGGTCAATAATTGCGTGAGCAGAGTTTACGAACCGGGCTCTACGTTTAAGCCTATAGTTATCGCTATGGGCTTGCAGTCGGGGCTGATCTCCAGAAACTCCAGGTTTATGGACCGAGGAAGGCTAAAGGTCGCAGATGGGTGGATTTCGAACTCTCACGGCGTTGGAAAGGGAGATATCGATCTATCTCAGGTTTTAATCTATTCCTCGAACGTTGCGATGGCCCTAATAGGCATGAAATGGAATCCTTACGAAGCCCATAAGGATCTTGAGACGTGGGGTTTTGGTTCTAAGTCAGGAATAGAGCTGAACGGAGAGGAAACCGGCCTTTTGCTCCCCCCTGAGAGATGGTACGGTGTGATCCCAGCCAACGTGGCGATAGGTCAGGGAATAGCGGTTACCCCTCTTCAACTTACGATGGCTTTTAACAGCGTAGTCGCCGGTGGCGCTTTGCTCAGGCCCCACCTTGTGGAAGAGGTTACCGATCACCGCGGAAACCCTATTTATCGATCTCAGAGAGAGGTCGTAAGGGAATTGATATCCCCTTTCTACGTGAATTGGTTTAGAAAGACCATGAGAGAGGTTGTCACCGACGGAACGGGAAAAAGAGCGGAGGTCGGTGCCGTAAAGGTAGGAGGTAAGACCGGTACCGCTCAGGTCGCCGTAAAAGGGAAATACGTCAAAGAGCGAATGGTGGGCTCTTTTATAGGCTTCTGGCCTTACGATGCCCCTAAATACACGATGCTTGTGGTGATAGGAGAGCCTGGCGGCGGTCGATATTACGGCGGTGAACTGGCAGCTCCTCTGTTTAGATCGATAGTAGAGGATATCGAGCGACTTCAATCTGGAGAGTGA
- a CDS encoding FtsB/FtsL family cell division protein — translation MSSRRFQDREISKEHNVKRSGLRRRMGPIMVFCILLIMVITSSLVHCRIYALALDAELDRLSYEKNNLERSLSDLKKSTLALGAPSAVYGYAFDNLGMTQGSVAGTIKVRYSDGEVASVIPEGKVGEWSGSLPPLKGGLDIKLNVDGAR, via the coding sequence GTGTCATCTCGACGCTTTCAGGATCGAGAAATCTCTAAAGAGCATAACGTAAAGAGAAGCGGTCTACGTCGTCGTATGGGACCGATTATGGTCTTTTGTATCCTTTTAATCATGGTAATAACCTCTTCTTTGGTCCACTGTAGAATATACGCCTTGGCTCTTGACGCTGAACTGGACCGTCTGTCTTATGAAAAAAACAATTTAGAGAGATCTCTGTCGGATCTGAAAAAATCCACCCTTGCCCTTGGAGCGCCCTCGGCGGTTTACGGTTACGCCTTTGATAATCTGGGAATGACTCAGGGCTCGGTGGCCGGTACCATAAAGGTTAGATACAGCGATGGAGAGGTAGCCTCAGTTATTCCAGAGGGTAAAGTTGGAGAGTGGAGTGGTTCCCTTCCGCCACTAAAAGGTGGTCTCGATATAAAGTTGAACGTTGACGGTGCAAGATAG